One window from the genome of Gimesia aquarii encodes:
- a CDS encoding CoA transferase, translated as MHGTETQQRIFNEIVEPLEIDFDTESPLEIIQKPGYIDSPVATHDFAAAALGAFGKATATIGQMRGLGSQAIRVDRRHAGLILNSVAYHFQEGWQLDISPVHTPVNNFFQTKDGRQVMYNGAYTHLREGILKFLNCVGAHDAIAQATLQYDAQDLEDQLSELGLCTSIVRDKEEWLAHPQGKAIATTPVIELRKIADGQPEPFTEDVIRPLEKTRVLEFARVLAGPTIGRSLAEQGADVIHGRHPYLDHIFPFEIETGWGKKSAYLDYQSQRDRNHIFQLLATADVFIDGLRHGAMKQAGFSIEELTQRKKNLIIVQLDCYGFQGPWAERRGWEQLAQSCTGLAKIHSAGKERLSLIPAYFNDYGTGILGALGVTAALIRRATEGGSWLVRVALAKTAMLATRYHNNTESPVPISQEDLEAYLIDQDSRLGLLTRVAPPIQFERTPSLSARAGTAPGSDTLNLDWDNTFSSSQEIPHRPTEIFRQKQVHWKANQTL; from the coding sequence ATGCATGGAACCGAAACACAACAACGCATTTTTAATGAAATTGTTGAACCATTGGAAATCGATTTTGATACGGAAAGTCCCCTCGAAATTATCCAGAAACCGGGATATATCGATTCTCCGGTTGCGACACATGATTTCGCAGCGGCGGCACTAGGAGCATTTGGAAAAGCAACCGCTACGATCGGTCAGATGAGAGGACTGGGCTCACAAGCGATTCGTGTCGATCGTCGGCATGCGGGATTGATATTAAATTCGGTTGCCTATCATTTTCAAGAGGGTTGGCAGCTCGATATCTCTCCCGTACACACGCCTGTGAATAACTTCTTCCAAACTAAGGATGGTCGGCAAGTGATGTATAACGGAGCTTACACGCACTTACGGGAAGGAATTCTCAAGTTTCTGAACTGTGTGGGAGCGCATGACGCGATTGCCCAGGCAACCTTACAATACGACGCGCAAGACCTGGAAGACCAGCTTTCCGAACTAGGGCTTTGCACTTCCATCGTTCGAGACAAGGAAGAATGGCTGGCTCATCCACAAGGCAAAGCCATTGCTACGACACCTGTGATTGAACTGAGGAAAATTGCCGATGGTCAACCGGAACCATTTACAGAAGATGTCATTCGTCCGCTGGAAAAAACGAGAGTACTTGAATTCGCACGAGTGCTTGCAGGACCAACTATAGGCCGTAGTCTGGCGGAACAAGGAGCGGATGTCATCCATGGACGCCATCCTTATCTGGATCACATTTTCCCATTTGAAATAGAAACCGGTTGGGGTAAGAAGTCCGCGTATCTGGATTATCAGTCCCAGCGCGACCGTAACCATATTTTCCAATTACTCGCAACCGCAGATGTATTCATTGATGGTCTTCGACACGGCGCAATGAAGCAGGCAGGCTTTTCGATTGAGGAATTGACACAACGAAAAAAAAATTTGATCATTGTCCAATTAGACTGTTATGGATTTCAGGGACCATGGGCAGAGCGGCGTGGCTGGGAACAGTTGGCACAGAGTTGTACGGGCCTTGCCAAAATCCACAGTGCAGGAAAAGAGCGACTTAGTCTCATTCCGGCTTATTTCAACGATTACGGTACAGGAATTTTGGGAGCTCTGGGTGTGACGGCAGCACTCATACGTCGTGCTACAGAGGGAGGAAGCTGGCTCGTCCGTGTGGCTCTCGCCAAGACCGCAATGCTGGCAACCCGATACCACAACAATACAGAGTCCCCTGTGCCGATCAGCCAGGAAGACCTTGAAGCATATCTGATCGATCAGGATAGTCGCCTTGGTCTGCTGACACGGGTAGCACCGCCGATCCAATTCGAACGCACCCCTTCATTAAGCGCCCGAGCAGGTACTGCTCCAGGTTCAGACACATTGAACCTCGATTGGGACAATACTTTTTCAAGTTCACAAGAGATTCCCCATCGCCCCACAGAAATTTTCAGGCAGAAACAAGTACACTGGAAAGCAAATCAGACTTTGTAA
- a CDS encoding cbb3-type cytochrome c oxidase subunit I, with amino-acid sequence MNNIPKESTTALTTPRVENGLIRAHGYMALIMVVISALFGVAVSMKFNWPEFLGGSSVMTWGRLRYCHTQGIFFGWLGNAFLAFLYYSVPRLAMKPVSNRSLGWLMFIVWNFVMVIPGWMLMMHGFSQPLEWAEFPIIVDIVVITCFVLLNLQFVVPFMRGKLSDLYVTGWYFLGAIMFTTLAYPVGNLVPEFVPGARGASYSGLWIHDSIGLWVTPLAVGIAYFVIPAATGRPIYSHFLSMIGFWLLFFVYPLNGTHHYIFSSIPMEAQIGAIVASVYLGMDVILVVTNQLLSLRGSAGKVAANVSLRFIWAGIVIYLIVSLQGAAQALMPVNKLVHFTDWVIAHSHLALLGFASFVAIGGMLHVWKNTSGVRYSQRAANWSFWLLSIGLFLMFVDLTIGGLVQGQLWDSSATWMESVNASRIFWMTRTLSSIPVLAGFICLCMAMITGERVGATQVKDASDEFIEPTSLVQPVELVPDEAGKFAWLSSVYVLTGVAGIGCFAMSFLVLAVWPNQELARTIAQTKPHFAVPMTESELRGRAIYAREGCAYCHTQMVRSTEFDTRRFGPVSRAWETEDEYPQMWGTRRVGPDLARETRRRPTDWQLTHLYNPRYVVPESMMPGYQWLFNGSPDSPTEDALNLVAYLESLGRNGVLAGLGRSRLESTSTIELTTGEVITAGNAHTGGFDESLIPMDRGPAPMLAGKWSERERTSLANDGHKLFIANCSGCHSDCGCSVAPGAASLFPKPKDLTVVMLSDALLSDVLWNGVAGSSMPAWHELPLSDLRALAAFVNQISKPKYKSPQQLSADEIITATKLYNTHCALCHGEEGRGEGISAAALAPRPTSFYDELPTLKYAADVIKSGIPGTAMVHWNDKLTEAEQAVLVRYVRSFYQSDKTNDEAVNVAQITQDRAKVLKNKSQQEDSE; translated from the coding sequence ATGAATAACATCCCCAAAGAATCAACAACAGCTCTTACGACGCCGCGCGTTGAAAATGGATTGATTCGAGCCCACGGTTACATGGCATTGATCATGGTTGTCATTTCTGCCTTATTTGGTGTCGCAGTATCAATGAAATTTAACTGGCCTGAGTTTCTGGGCGGCTCGTCTGTCATGACATGGGGGCGTCTACGGTATTGCCACACACAAGGTATTTTCTTTGGCTGGCTGGGCAATGCATTTCTGGCGTTTCTCTATTATTCTGTACCCCGGCTGGCGATGAAGCCGGTCAGCAACCGTTCGCTTGGTTGGCTGATGTTTATTGTCTGGAATTTCGTGATGGTAATCCCCGGCTGGATGCTGATGATGCACGGGTTCAGTCAGCCACTGGAATGGGCAGAATTCCCGATTATCGTTGATATTGTCGTTATTACTTGTTTCGTGTTATTGAATTTACAGTTTGTTGTGCCGTTCATGCGGGGGAAACTTTCTGATTTGTATGTCACCGGATGGTACTTTCTAGGCGCGATTATGTTTACCACGCTGGCTTATCCAGTGGGTAATCTGGTACCCGAATTTGTACCCGGAGCCCGTGGTGCCAGTTACAGTGGATTGTGGATTCACGATTCGATTGGTTTGTGGGTGACACCTTTGGCGGTTGGTATCGCTTATTTTGTGATACCCGCGGCGACAGGCCGTCCGATCTATAGTCATTTTCTGTCGATGATCGGCTTTTGGCTGCTGTTCTTTGTTTATCCACTCAATGGAACGCACCACTACATTTTTTCATCGATACCAATGGAAGCCCAGATAGGGGCGATTGTCGCTTCCGTTTATCTGGGCATGGATGTCATTCTTGTCGTGACGAATCAGTTGCTTTCGCTACGTGGCAGCGCGGGCAAGGTTGCTGCGAACGTGTCTCTGCGATTTATCTGGGCAGGCATTGTGATCTATCTCATTGTCAGTTTGCAGGGCGCAGCGCAAGCGTTGATGCCGGTCAACAAATTGGTGCATTTTACAGATTGGGTCATTGCTCACTCGCATCTGGCGTTACTTGGTTTTGCCAGTTTTGTAGCAATCGGAGGAATGCTGCACGTCTGGAAAAATACGTCTGGTGTCCGCTATAGTCAGCGGGCAGCGAACTGGTCGTTCTGGTTGCTGAGTATAGGCTTATTTTTGATGTTCGTCGACCTGACGATCGGGGGTCTTGTACAGGGGCAACTCTGGGATTCTTCGGCCACATGGATGGAGTCGGTTAATGCGTCTCGTATCTTCTGGATGACACGAACGCTGTCATCGATTCCGGTGTTAGCAGGGTTTATCTGCCTCTGTATGGCGATGATCACAGGTGAGCGAGTTGGTGCAACTCAGGTAAAAGACGCGTCGGACGAGTTCATTGAACCTACCAGCCTCGTGCAACCAGTAGAATTAGTACCAGATGAAGCAGGCAAGTTCGCATGGCTGAGTAGTGTTTATGTGCTGACTGGTGTCGCTGGAATTGGTTGTTTTGCAATGTCATTTTTGGTATTGGCTGTCTGGCCGAATCAGGAATTGGCTCGAACAATTGCTCAGACGAAACCACACTTCGCAGTTCCAATGACAGAGAGTGAATTGCGAGGTCGAGCGATCTACGCACGCGAAGGCTGTGCTTATTGTCACACCCAAATGGTACGATCAACTGAATTTGACACACGGCGTTTCGGCCCCGTAAGTCGTGCCTGGGAAACTGAGGATGAATATCCACAAATGTGGGGCACGCGGCGCGTCGGGCCTGACTTGGCGCGAGAAACGAGACGGCGTCCCACGGATTGGCAACTGACCCACCTCTACAATCCGCGCTATGTGGTTCCCGAATCGATGATGCCCGGTTATCAATGGTTATTTAATGGTTCGCCAGACTCGCCAACTGAGGACGCGCTCAATCTGGTTGCGTATTTGGAGTCGCTTGGTCGCAATGGCGTTCTTGCCGGTCTAGGACGTAGTCGGCTTGAGTCCACTTCCACGATTGAACTGACTACAGGTGAAGTCATCACGGCAGGCAATGCTCACACGGGTGGGTTTGATGAATCTCTCATTCCCATGGATCGCGGCCCGGCTCCAATGCTGGCGGGAAAATGGTCGGAGCGCGAGCGAACATCACTGGCAAATGATGGACACAAATTGTTTATCGCGAACTGTTCGGGTTGTCATTCGGATTGCGGGTGCAGTGTGGCCCCGGGAGCAGCGAGCCTGTTTCCGAAGCCTAAAGATTTAACCGTTGTCATGCTGTCTGACGCGCTTTTAAGCGACGTCCTGTGGAATGGTGTCGCTGGGTCATCAATGCCTGCGTGGCATGAATTGCCTTTATCAGACTTACGGGCGCTGGCTGCCTTTGTGAATCAAATCTCCAAACCAAAATATAAATCTCCGCAACAGTTGTCTGCAGATGAAATCATCACTGCGACAAAACTCTATAACACACATTGTGCGTTGTGTCATGGTGAGGAGGGACGGGGAGAGGGAATATCGGCTGCTGCACTTGCTCCACGACCAACCAGTTTTTATGACGAACTGCCCACACTCAAATACGCGGCTGATGTAATCAAGTCTGGAATTCCGGGCACTGCAATGGTGCACTGGAATGACAAGCTGACTGAAGCGGAACAAGCTGTGCTGGTGCGCTATGTCCGTTCGTTTTATCAGTCTGATAAAACGAACGATGAAGCAGTCAATGTTGCGCAGATTACTCAAGATCGTGCGAAAGTATTAAAAAATAAGAGCCAGCAGGAGGATTCAGAATGA
- a CDS encoding molybdopterin-dependent oxidoreductase translates to MNKSSGLPREDNISRRQLLQWAGLASVAGLLPSGCSSETSDLSSLPSFDQPIARFPEKVPMHLINDRAPQLETPREYFAEDLTPNEAFFVRWHLQPIPTKVDLQTWRLKIGGHIDKPLALSMDELRKMEPTEFVAVCQCSGNSRKFFNPPVPGGQWADGAMGNARWKGVSVRDILKRAGVKAGAVDTTFNGLDTGPLPATPDFIKSLAIDHAMQPDVILAYEMNGKPLPLLNGFPIRLVVPGWYATYWVKSIWEINVLPEKFTGYWMAKAYHIPDNADGSEKPDELAKQKVPISLLNVRSLWVNPNPEADVNRVLTGQPVPLEGIAFDAGAGIKQVEFSVDGGKTWKGTSLEADLGRYSFRRWRANWTPTQRGSYRLLVRATNNQGETQPMKSKWNTGGYMRNVIEEVTVEAS, encoded by the coding sequence ATGAACAAATCGAGCGGCTTGCCGCGAGAAGACAATATTTCCCGTCGGCAGTTACTGCAGTGGGCTGGCTTGGCGAGTGTGGCGGGGTTGCTTCCCAGTGGCTGTTCGTCGGAAACGAGTGACTTAAGTTCATTACCTTCGTTTGATCAACCAATTGCACGCTTTCCAGAGAAAGTTCCGATGCACTTGATCAATGATCGTGCACCGCAATTGGAAACACCGCGCGAGTATTTTGCTGAGGACCTAACACCAAATGAAGCGTTTTTTGTCCGCTGGCATTTACAGCCGATTCCGACCAAAGTCGATTTGCAAACATGGCGATTGAAGATTGGCGGTCATATCGATAAGCCGCTGGCATTATCGATGGATGAATTACGAAAGATGGAGCCGACTGAATTCGTTGCTGTCTGTCAGTGTTCGGGCAACTCGCGAAAATTTTTTAATCCCCCTGTTCCCGGTGGTCAATGGGCTGATGGTGCTATGGGTAATGCACGCTGGAAAGGTGTTAGCGTGCGAGACATCCTGAAACGGGCCGGTGTCAAAGCAGGTGCAGTCGATACAACATTTAATGGGCTTGATACGGGGCCGCTACCAGCCACCCCTGACTTTATTAAATCACTGGCAATCGACCATGCCATGCAACCCGATGTGATATTAGCTTACGAAATGAACGGCAAACCGCTTCCATTGCTCAACGGCTTTCCGATTCGATTGGTCGTGCCCGGATGGTATGCGACTTATTGGGTCAAATCCATTTGGGAAATCAATGTACTGCCTGAAAAGTTTACCGGTTACTGGATGGCTAAGGCCTACCACATCCCGGACAATGCGGATGGATCTGAAAAACCGGATGAACTTGCTAAACAAAAAGTACCGATCAGCCTGCTCAATGTGCGTTCATTGTGGGTGAATCCGAATCCGGAAGCCGACGTCAACCGAGTTTTGACTGGCCAACCTGTTCCATTGGAAGGTATCGCCTTCGATGCGGGTGCAGGGATCAAACAGGTTGAGTTTTCTGTAGATGGCGGGAAGACTTGGAAGGGAACTTCTCTCGAAGCCGATTTGGGGCGATACTCGTTTCGTCGCTGGCGAGCTAATTGGACTCCGACCCAACGCGGCAGCTATCGACTGCTTGTCCGTGCAACCAACAATCAGGGCGAGACACAGCCAATGAAATCCAAATGGAACACTGGCGGCTATATGCGTAATGTAATCGAAGAAGTGACCGTAGAAGCTAGTTAG
- a CDS encoding PPC domain-containing protein: MSSTARILPVVLSISCVLGLFSSSMAAPPDIRYLNPAGGQVGQKVDVTIDKNLGTLPVSVWTSAPGLKVMIPKKPAKGKEKQITIQIDAAAKPGLYWLRFHNAEGASGIRPFLVGTLPEQSETEPNNDLAHAQKCPQPAVTINGVLSKSGDVDTYSVVLKKGQTLVVSQTANEQLGSPMDGVLQILNHRGTVLSLIDDTLWFDPRIVFTAPEEGTYYIRTFAFPADPNSTIRFAGSGSYIYRLTFSTGPFVDHSLPLAYHKSASKPVRLEGWNLPDHLKSHQPNKDETNSTALISNPQLANWLKIPMSTTPTLLESNESQQEKGQPLSIPTSITGKISKPEEIDVYHFTAKKGEKLTFKVDSHTMGYPLDAHLKLFDAKGKLLKEVDDPVRNHFDARFDYSIPADGEYRLQVTDRYQHGGFRHVYLLSIHPTEANFELQTPEEQYTLTTGGKPLEIEVTINRLSPRFNDDIEISLAGLPKGATCKPVVSKVKEKTGKSVKLKLEAKHDVVFQGPIEIKGISLKDKTKVRIASAVIKGISPKRNTARPKPDLKLPYLWLTIKKK; the protein is encoded by the coding sequence ATGTCATCTACCGCGCGGATTTTGCCTGTTGTCCTTTCGATATCATGTGTGCTCGGTCTGTTTTCTTCTTCTATGGCAGCACCGCCTGACATTCGTTATTTGAATCCGGCGGGAGGGCAAGTCGGTCAGAAAGTAGATGTGACCATTGACAAAAACCTGGGAACGTTACCGGTCTCGGTTTGGACTTCTGCTCCTGGCTTAAAGGTGATGATTCCGAAGAAACCGGCCAAAGGCAAAGAAAAACAGATTACGATTCAAATTGATGCTGCTGCAAAGCCCGGATTGTATTGGTTACGATTTCATAATGCAGAAGGTGCCTCTGGAATTCGACCGTTCCTTGTTGGCACACTTCCCGAACAATCAGAAACCGAGCCCAACAATGATCTGGCTCATGCACAAAAATGCCCACAGCCTGCTGTTACCATCAACGGTGTGTTATCGAAAAGTGGAGACGTTGATACTTATTCCGTTGTATTGAAAAAGGGACAAACTCTGGTGGTCTCTCAAACTGCCAATGAACAGCTTGGTTCACCAATGGATGGAGTATTGCAGATTCTCAATCATCGCGGGACTGTGCTGTCTTTGATTGATGATACACTTTGGTTTGATCCGCGAATTGTGTTTACTGCTCCTGAAGAGGGGACCTATTATATCAGGACGTTTGCGTTTCCCGCTGATCCTAACAGTACCATCCGTTTTGCAGGTAGTGGTTCTTACATCTATCGCCTTACTTTTTCGACTGGCCCCTTTGTCGATCATAGCTTGCCACTTGCCTATCATAAGTCAGCTTCCAAACCAGTGAGACTGGAAGGCTGGAATCTTCCCGACCATCTCAAGTCACATCAACCTAACAAAGATGAAACCAATTCGACTGCTTTGATCAGCAATCCTCAGTTAGCGAATTGGTTAAAAATTCCTATGAGCACAACGCCGACTCTGCTGGAGTCAAACGAGAGCCAACAGGAAAAAGGGCAGCCACTTTCCATTCCCACAAGTATCACTGGGAAAATATCGAAACCAGAAGAAATCGATGTTTATCACTTCACTGCTAAGAAAGGTGAGAAGCTAACATTCAAAGTAGACTCGCATACAATGGGTTATCCTCTGGATGCCCATTTGAAACTGTTTGATGCCAAAGGCAAGCTTTTGAAAGAAGTTGATGATCCCGTGCGAAATCATTTTGACGCGCGATTCGACTATAGCATTCCCGCAGATGGTGAATATCGTCTGCAAGTGACTGATCGATATCAACATGGTGGGTTTCGCCACGTCTACTTGTTATCGATTCACCCGACCGAGGCCAATTTCGAACTGCAAACGCCCGAAGAACAATACACATTAACGACGGGCGGAAAACCTTTAGAGATTGAAGTCACGATCAATCGTCTGAGCCCCCGCTTTAACGATGATATTGAAATCAGCCTGGCCGGTTTACCAAAAGGGGCGACTTGTAAACCAGTCGTTTCTAAAGTCAAAGAAAAGACGGGAAAATCAGTCAAACTGAAACTGGAAGCCAAACACGATGTGGTCTTTCAAGGACCCATCGAAATCAAAGGTATCAGCCTGAAAGACAAAACAAAAGTGCGCATCGCGAGTGCTGTCATCAAAGGCATCAGCCCCAAACGCAACACAGCCCGCCCGAAACCCGATCTCAAACTGCCTTATCTATGGTTGACCATTAAGAAGAAGTAA
- a CDS encoding DUF1501 domain-containing protein, which translates to MKNVSKNCNGITRRNCLQLGLGALTGLGMVDLLRLQSLAKGTTAQQPKAKAKSVILIWMDGGPTHYETFDPKPEAPVEIRGEFNPIATKVPGVQFSQHMTRLASIFDKYTVIRSIRHNQGNHGAGNHYMMTGAPPRIPVGCGSFVSFHPSMGSVVAHQKPTTNNLPAYFSMPRMSRSGGPNFLGAKYAPFVVSDNPNSKGFRVRDLALPSGLTDQRYEGRRNLREQVDQLKRIKDKVAGDPVASLDEYYEQGFSLVASSEAQKAFQIESESDKLRDKYGRTSFGQRALLARRLSEAGVPFITLYEGGWDHHGSLFKTFNSRMPAFENTIATLIEDLDERGLLETTMVLALGEFGRTPKINPGGGRDHWSNAMSVLMAGGGVPGGLALGATDKAGYSAVERVLSPENFVSTIYTKMGIDPDKVLYTPEGRPSHLVSDPTPIPELFV; encoded by the coding sequence ATGAAAAACGTTTCAAAAAATTGCAATGGAATCACTAGACGGAATTGTTTGCAACTGGGCTTGGGTGCGCTGACAGGCTTGGGAATGGTCGATCTCTTGCGTTTGCAGTCACTCGCCAAAGGGACCACTGCTCAACAACCGAAGGCGAAAGCCAAGAGTGTGATTCTGATTTGGATGGACGGTGGTCCGACTCATTATGAGACGTTTGACCCTAAGCCAGAGGCTCCCGTGGAAATCCGTGGTGAATTTAATCCGATTGCGACCAAAGTTCCCGGCGTTCAGTTTTCGCAACATATGACGCGATTGGCTTCGATCTTCGATAAATATACAGTGATTCGTTCGATCCGTCACAATCAGGGAAATCACGGTGCCGGTAATCACTATATGATGACTGGCGCACCACCGCGTATTCCTGTAGGGTGTGGTTCTTTTGTCAGTTTCCATCCCAGTATGGGTTCGGTCGTCGCGCATCAAAAACCAACGACGAATAATTTACCTGCATATTTTTCAATGCCGCGTATGTCGCGTTCCGGTGGACCCAATTTCCTGGGAGCTAAATATGCACCATTTGTCGTTTCTGACAATCCAAACAGCAAAGGCTTTCGCGTTCGAGATTTAGCGTTGCCTAGCGGGTTAACTGATCAGCGTTACGAAGGTCGTCGTAATTTACGGGAACAGGTTGATCAACTCAAACGGATCAAGGATAAAGTCGCTGGAGATCCAGTGGCGAGTTTGGACGAATATTACGAACAGGGCTTTAGTTTAGTTGCTTCGTCCGAAGCTCAAAAAGCGTTCCAAATTGAGAGTGAGTCAGACAAACTGCGTGACAAATATGGGCGCACCTCTTTTGGTCAGCGCGCTCTCCTAGCCCGTCGTCTTTCAGAAGCGGGCGTGCCCTTCATCACCCTGTATGAGGGTGGTTGGGACCATCATGGTAGTTTGTTTAAGACATTCAATTCAAGAATGCCTGCCTTCGAAAATACCATCGCAACTCTGATTGAAGATCTCGACGAGCGTGGTTTATTGGAAACGACCATGGTACTGGCGTTAGGTGAATTCGGGCGTACTCCCAAAATCAATCCAGGCGGCGGTCGTGATCACTGGTCGAATGCGATGTCAGTTTTGATGGCGGGTGGCGGTGTTCCCGGTGGCTTGGCACTTGGGGCAACCGACAAAGCCGGTTACTCTGCCGTCGAACGTGTACTCTCCCCTGAAAACTTTGTCTCAACCATTTACACTAAGATGGGCATCGATCCTGACAAAGTCCTGTATACACCGGAGGGACGTCCTTCGCACTTGGTGAGCGACCCGACTCCGATTCCCGAGCTATTTGTATAA
- a CDS encoding DUF1549 domain-containing protein — translation MKSLLYQCLGCMILLSALSAHAAEVRPKSASLSVHPEKVVLTGKRSRQQLLVSRIKNDQTVDRTRDVRFQSDQTNVIQVSTAGVIQPLSNGSATVTIFDGDQQIKVPVEVKEFDIQTLIDFERDVHPLFSRFHCNGGSCHGKQRGQGGFQLSMFAFDPEFDFNALTKESRGRRAFPLAPEQSLVLQKGAGKIPHGGGKRLLAGTPYFELMQQWITEGATRSVADAPKLVKISAQPTGRIMQPKTKQQMVVTAYYSDGSTRDVTDLAEYMSSDSVYVSVNEEGLVTAGSLMGEASIMARFMGNFASLSVTVPSKNSVPDSYYAKLPRHNFIDGLVWDKLKKYGLKPSEPVNDATFLRRVALDTIGRTPTAEEARAFLQDPSPKKRERLIDYYLEQPEFGDHWANKWADMLRPNPYRVGIKTVLNFDAWIRESFHQNKPLDQFTRELLTARGGTWHNGAVTLFRDRREPKELTTAVSQIFLGIRLSCAQCHHHPSEIWGQDDFYSFAAYFAKVGRKGRGISTPISGSEEIVFTANSGSVKHPLTNAVLEPRPLFGEVPEIKPDQDPREVLADWITSPQNHYFAEVSANRIWADLMGRGIVEPIDDFRESNPPSNAPLVKALGQYFRDQKFDQKKYIKAILSSYVYSLSSLPNETNVGDGRNYSRYYRQRLRAEVLLDSISELIGVPDSFVAMPANSTAKQLWTHRVSSVFLDSFGRPDPNQDPPCERTTETTVVQVLHMMNSRELYSRIQSSKGNCDKWAKSKMTPDQIMEELYLTAYSRYPTLEEKRLGRSLFEKEGANRQQVIEDLMWALLNTPEYLFKN, via the coding sequence ATGAAGTCTCTACTCTATCAATGCCTTGGTTGCATGATTTTACTTTCCGCTCTTTCTGCACACGCAGCGGAAGTACGACCAAAGTCAGCCTCACTTTCTGTTCATCCCGAAAAGGTCGTGCTTACCGGCAAACGATCTCGCCAGCAGTTACTCGTTTCTCGTATCAAGAATGATCAGACTGTTGACCGAACACGAGACGTACGGTTTCAATCTGATCAGACCAATGTCATTCAGGTATCTACAGCGGGAGTGATTCAGCCTCTTTCTAACGGCTCTGCCACAGTCACGATTTTTGATGGCGATCAACAAATCAAAGTACCTGTTGAAGTAAAAGAGTTTGATATACAAACTTTGATCGACTTTGAGCGTGATGTGCACCCACTGTTTTCCCGTTTTCACTGTAATGGTGGTTCGTGTCACGGAAAGCAACGCGGTCAGGGTGGATTTCAATTATCCATGTTCGCCTTCGATCCAGAATTTGATTTTAATGCACTGACTAAAGAATCGCGCGGACGACGCGCGTTTCCCCTGGCGCCCGAACAGAGCCTGGTGTTGCAGAAGGGAGCTGGGAAAATTCCCCATGGTGGTGGCAAACGACTACTGGCAGGCACTCCTTACTTTGAGCTTATGCAACAATGGATCACAGAAGGAGCCACCCGATCAGTCGCGGATGCACCGAAACTCGTTAAGATTTCGGCACAGCCCACTGGGCGTATCATGCAGCCTAAAACCAAACAACAAATGGTAGTCACTGCCTATTATAGCGATGGCTCCACACGCGATGTCACCGATCTTGCAGAATACATGTCGAGTGACAGTGTCTATGTTTCGGTGAATGAAGAGGGGTTGGTGACCGCTGGTTCGTTGATGGGTGAAGCCTCCATTATGGCCCGCTTTATGGGGAACTTTGCTTCACTGAGTGTCACAGTTCCCTCAAAGAATTCTGTGCCCGATAGTTACTATGCAAAGTTGCCGCGCCATAATTTTATTGATGGTCTGGTTTGGGACAAGCTCAAGAAATATGGACTCAAACCTTCTGAGCCTGTGAATGATGCCACATTTTTACGGCGGGTGGCCCTTGATACCATAGGTAGAACTCCTACCGCAGAAGAAGCACGGGCATTTCTACAAGACCCCTCTCCCAAAAAACGAGAGCGATTGATTGATTATTATTTGGAGCAACCAGAGTTTGGCGATCATTGGGCCAACAAATGGGCTGATATGTTGCGACCGAACCCTTACCGGGTTGGTATCAAAACCGTGCTGAACTTCGATGCCTGGATTCGAGAGTCGTTTCACCAGAATAAGCCCCTGGATCAATTCACGCGTGAATTACTAACAGCTCGTGGGGGAACCTGGCACAATGGCGCGGTAACATTATTTCGCGATCGACGTGAGCCAAAGGAGCTAACGACAGCGGTCAGTCAGATCTTTCTTGGAATCCGATTAAGTTGTGCACAATGTCATCATCATCCTTCAGAAATCTGGGGACAGGATGATTTCTACAGCTTCGCTGCCTACTTTGCAAAGGTGGGACGCAAAGGTCGTGGAATCTCGACACCGATCTCAGGATCGGAAGAAATTGTGTTTACTGCGAATTCAGGAAGTGTCAAGCATCCACTTACCAACGCTGTACTTGAGCCACGCCCCTTATTCGGGGAAGTTCCTGAAATAAAACCGGATCAGGATCCTAGAGAAGTGCTAGCTGACTGGATCACTTCGCCACAGAATCATTACTTTGCAGAAGTGAGTGCGAATCGTATCTGGGCTGATCTGATGGGTCGCGGAATCGTAGAACCGATTGATGACTTTCGCGAAAGTAATCCTCCCTCTAATGCACCACTGGTAAAGGCGTTGGGGCAGTATTTCCGAGACCAGAAATTTGATCAAAAAAAATACATTAAAGCGATTCTTAGTTCGTACGTTTACAGTTTGAGTTCGCTACCCAATGAAACCAATGTAGGCGATGGACGCAATTATTCGCGATATTACCGTCAACGTCTGCGAGCAGAAGTTTTGCTGGATAGCATTAGTGAATTGATCGGTGTTCCTGATTCATTTGTAGCGATGCCCGCCAATTCAACGGCTAAGCAGCTTTGGACACATCGTGTGAGTTCAGTATTCCTGGATTCGTTTGGACGGCCCGACCCCAATCAGGATCCTCCCTGTGAACGGACTACAGAAACAACAGTGGTGCAGGTGTTGCATATGATGAATTCACGCGAGTTATATTCTCGCATTCAGTCATCAAAAGGAAATTGTGACAAGTGGGCCAAGAGCAAAATGACTCCCGATCAAATTATGGAAGAGCTATATTTAACGGCCTATTCGCGCTATCCGACATTAGAAGAAAAACGACTCGGACGTTCCCTTTTCGAAAAAGAAGGGGCGAATCGTCAGCAAGTGATTGAAGATTTGATGTGGGCTTTATTGAATACTCCGGAGTACCTTTTCAAAAACTAG